One genomic region from Gemmobacter aquarius encodes:
- a CDS encoding ATP-binding protein codes for MFPGIEPVRSRNWQVFGLAVGLPLAGYAARVVLGDVLVGYPYATFYPVILMIAVLARPLASVLAVGLSAVLAAPFAVDSNAEFLPQSLSAWIGLSLFLAVSGMIVWLLHALRSALDSATEARAALTLANRHLEERVALRTRELTEANQRLLAETEARVGAEAQARQGQKMEAIGQLSGGVAHDFNNMLAIIMGSLHVAKRRLERGDTDVVQFLDGALEGAGRAAGLTQRLLAFSRKQPLTPEVADMNALVRGLDELLRRSLGETVRLELALGGGLWRTRVDKGQVENALVNLAINARDAMPDGGKLTIETMNAFLDDAYASAHDEVTPGQYVLLAVSDAGVGMTRKVMERAFDPFFTTKDAGKGTGLGLSQVYGFVKQSGGHIKIYSEPGQGTTIKIYLARHYGEGEVRADVVLDAEVPMGRPSVSVLVVEDDDAVREIAVGILRELGYTVEEAASGYAALRMMEAGTRFTLLFTDVVMPGMSGRMLAEAALRVQPDLRVIYTTGYTANAIVHNGMVDPGVELLTKPYSLEQLARKMQRVLQG; via the coding sequence ATGTTTCCCGGTATTGAACCTGTAAGATCGCGCAATTGGCAGGTTTTCGGTCTGGCTGTGGGGCTTCCGCTAGCCGGATATGCGGCGCGGGTGGTGCTGGGGGATGTGCTGGTTGGCTATCCTTATGCGACATTTTATCCCGTGATTCTGATGATTGCCGTGCTGGCGCGGCCGCTGGCGAGCGTGCTTGCCGTGGGTCTGTCGGCGGTTCTGGCGGCACCGTTTGCTGTCGATTCCAATGCCGAGTTCTTGCCGCAAAGCCTGTCGGCTTGGATCGGGCTTTCGCTGTTCCTTGCGGTTTCGGGGATGATCGTCTGGCTGCTGCACGCCTTGCGCTCGGCGTTGGACAGCGCGACCGAGGCGCGGGCCGCGCTGACACTGGCGAACCGGCATCTGGAGGAGCGTGTGGCGCTGCGGACGCGGGAGCTGACCGAGGCGAACCAGCGGCTTCTGGCCGAAACCGAAGCGCGGGTCGGGGCCGAGGCGCAGGCGCGCCAAGGGCAGAAGATGGAGGCGATCGGCCAGCTTTCGGGCGGGGTGGCGCATGATTTCAACAATATGCTCGCCATCATCATGGGCAGTCTGCATGTCGCCAAGCGCAGGCTCGAGCGGGGCGATACGGATGTGGTGCAGTTCCTCGACGGGGCGCTTGAAGGGGCGGGGCGGGCGGCGGGGCTGACGCAGCGGTTGCTGGCGTTTTCGCGCAAGCAGCCGTTGACGCCCGAGGTCGCGGATATGAACGCGCTGGTGCGCGGGTTGGATGAATTGCTGCGCCGGTCGCTTGGCGAGACGGTGCGGCTGGAGTTGGCGCTGGGGGGCGGGTTGTGGCGCACGCGGGTCGACAAGGGGCAGGTCGAGAACGCGCTGGTCAATCTGGCGATCAATGCCCGCGATGCGATGCCCGACGGCGGCAAGCTGACCATCGAGACGATGAATGCCTTTCTCGACGATGCCTATGCCTCCGCGCATGACGAGGTGACGCCGGGGCAATACGTGCTGCTTGCGGTGTCGGACGCAGGGGTGGGGATGACGCGCAAGGTGATGGAACGGGCGTTCGATCCGTTCTTCACCACGAAGGACGCGGGCAAGGGCACGGGGCTGGGGCTGAGCCAGGTTTATGGCTTCGTCAAGCAATCGGGCGGGCATATCAAGATCTACAGCGAACCGGGGCAGGGCACGACGATCAAGATCTACCTTGCGCGGCATTACGGCGAGGGCGAGGTCAGGGCCGATGTGGTGCTGGATGCCGAGGTGCCGATGGGGCGGCCTTCGGTTTCGGTGCTGGTGGTCGAGGATGACGATGCGGTGCGCGAGATTGCGGTCGGTATCCTGCGCGAGCTTGGCTATACGGTCGAGGAGGCCGCTTCGGGCTATGCGGCGCTGCGGATGATGGAGGCGGGGACGCGGTTCACCCTTTTGTTCACCGATGTGGTGATGCCCGGAATGTCGGGCCGGATGCTGGCGGAAGCTGCGCTGCGGGTGCAGCCCGATCTGCGGGTGATCTACACCACGGGCTATACCGCCAATGCGATCGTGCATAACGGCATGGTCGATCCGGGGGTCGAGCTGTTGACCAAGCCCTATAGCCTTGAACAGCTTGCACGGAAGATGCAGCGGGTCTTGCAGGGCTAG
- a CDS encoding substrate-binding domain-containing protein, whose translation MKKTLMIAGFAALMGTSAMADGIGVSMAKFDDNFLTVLRNGIQAQADAAGLSVQIEDAGNDVAKQLDQINNFIASGVTSIIVNPVDTSATQAMSDAAAAAGVPLVYVNRQPVNVDTLPDNQAFVASNEEESGTLETIAMCDNWAAEGKTEVNVYVMQGELSNQAAVQRTKDIYDVIEAGKCKVKVNVIDQQTANWSRDEATNLMTNWLSTGAAFDGVIANNDEMALGAIQAIKAAGIDMATVQIGGVDATQDALAAMQAGDLDVTVFQNAAGQGAGALDAATKLAAGEAVEQKVYIPFELVIPANLADYAAKN comes from the coding sequence ATGAAAAAGACCCTTATGATCGCCGGTTTCGCTGCCCTGATGGGTACCAGCGCGATGGCTGACGGCATCGGCGTTTCGATGGCCAAGTTCGACGACAACTTCCTGACCGTCCTTCGCAACGGCATTCAGGCGCAGGCCGATGCCGCCGGCCTTTCGGTCCAGATCGAAGATGCGGGCAATGACGTTGCCAAGCAGCTCGACCAGATCAACAACTTCATCGCGTCGGGCGTCACCTCGATCATCGTGAACCCGGTCGACACCTCGGCCACGCAGGCGATGTCTGACGCTGCCGCCGCCGCAGGCGTGCCGCTGGTCTACGTCAACCGCCAGCCAGTCAACGTCGACACCCTGCCCGACAATCAGGCTTTCGTCGCCTCGAACGAAGAAGAGTCGGGCACGCTGGAAACCATCGCCATGTGCGACAACTGGGCAGCCGAAGGCAAAACCGAAGTCAACGTCTACGTCATGCAGGGCGAGCTGTCGAACCAGGCCGCCGTGCAGCGCACCAAAGACATCTACGACGTGATCGAAGCGGGCAAGTGCAAGGTCAAGGTCAACGTGATCGACCAGCAGACCGCCAACTGGAGCCGCGACGAAGCCACCAACCTGATGACCAACTGGCTCTCGACCGGCGCAGCCTTCGATGGCGTCATCGCCAACAACGACGAAATGGCCCTCGGCGCGATCCAGGCGATCAAGGCCGCCGGCATCGACATGGCGACCGTCCAGATCGGCGGCGTGGATGCGACCCAAGACGCGCTTGCCGCGATGCAGGCGGGCGACCTCGACGTGACCGTGTTCCAGAACGCCGCCGGTCAGGGCGCAGGCGCACTCGACGCCGCGACCAAACTCGCCGCAGGCGAAGCGGTCGAGCAAAAGGTCTATATCCCGTTCGAACTGGTCATTCCGGCCAACCTGGCCGATTACGCCGCCAAGAACTGA
- a CDS encoding ATP-binding cassette domain-containing protein, whose translation MDDIVLETRGLTKRYGGVHALEDANFILRRGEHVAVVGDNGAGKSTFVRQITAVEQKSAGQVFFDGREVNFEGPLQAREAGIETVFQTLALADDLDVPSNLFLGRELFKFRLGPFSILDRKAMRERTLEALKTTAVKIPNVDNPIRNMSGGQRQCVSIARTAAFASKLVIMDEPTAALGVQETAQVENIIRGLKEREVPLILISHNLRQVFDLVDRIVVFRRGRIVASLNKDETDGNDIVSYITGVKGADAAA comes from the coding sequence ATGGATGATATCGTTCTCGAAACCCGTGGCCTGACCAAACGCTACGGCGGCGTGCACGCGCTGGAAGACGCCAACTTCATCCTGCGGCGCGGCGAACACGTCGCCGTCGTGGGCGACAACGGCGCAGGCAAATCCACCTTCGTGCGCCAGATCACCGCCGTCGAACAGAAATCGGCGGGCCAAGTGTTCTTCGACGGGCGCGAGGTGAATTTCGAAGGCCCGCTGCAAGCCCGCGAAGCCGGCATCGAAACCGTGTTCCAGACCCTCGCGCTTGCCGATGACCTCGACGTGCCCTCGAACCTGTTTCTGGGGCGCGAGCTGTTCAAGTTCCGCCTCGGCCCGTTCAGCATCCTCGACCGCAAGGCGATGCGCGAACGCACGCTCGAAGCGCTCAAGACCACGGCGGTGAAAATCCCCAACGTCGACAACCCGATCCGCAACATGTCGGGCGGCCAGCGCCAATGCGTGTCCATCGCCCGCACGGCCGCTTTCGCCAGCAAGCTGGTCATCATGGACGAACCGACCGCCGCCTTGGGCGTGCAGGAAACCGCACAGGTCGAAAACATCATCCGCGGGCTGAAAGAACGCGAGGTGCCACTGATCCTGATCTCGCACAACCTGCGTCAGGTCTTCGACCTTGTGGACCGCATCGTGGTCTTCCGGCGCGGCCGCATCGTCGCCAGCCTGAACAAGGACGAAACCGACGGCAACGACATCGTCAGCTACATCACCGGCGTCAAGGGCGCCGATGCCGCCGCCTGA
- a CDS encoding SDR family oxidoreductase: MQKVCLVTGGGRGIGAAVAREMHARGYRVALMSPSESCEVLAAELGGVARRGVAQSEADLKGIVDLAMASYGRIDAVLNHTGHPPKGDLLEITDENWDLANDMIVKSVVRMARLVTPAMEAQGGGSIVNVTTYAAFEPSLWFPASCVYRAGVSAFAKMYADRYGPKNIRMNCLLPGFTDSLDVAKYGELAAMKRIGTVAEQAKAAAFLLTDDSSYVTGQSLRVDGGLTRHV; the protein is encoded by the coding sequence ATGCAGAAGGTTTGTCTGGTCACAGGGGGCGGGCGCGGGATCGGGGCCGCCGTAGCGCGCGAGATGCACGCGCGGGGCTACCGTGTGGCGCTGATGTCGCCATCGGAAAGCTGCGAGGTGCTGGCGGCGGAACTGGGCGGCGTGGCGCGGCGCGGTGTGGCGCAGAGCGAGGCCGACCTGAAGGGGATCGTCGATCTGGCGATGGCGTCTTACGGGCGGATCGATGCGGTGTTGAACCATACCGGGCACCCGCCGAAAGGGGATTTGCTGGAGATCACCGACGAGAACTGGGATCTGGCCAATGACATGATCGTCAAATCCGTGGTGCGGATGGCGCGGCTGGTGACGCCCGCGATGGAGGCGCAGGGGGGCGGGTCCATCGTGAACGTCACGACCTATGCGGCGTTCGAGCCTTCGCTGTGGTTTCCGGCGTCTTGCGTCTACCGCGCGGGGGTGTCGGCTTTCGCCAAGATGTATGCCGACCGTTACGGGCCGAAGAACATCAGGATGAATTGCCTGTTGCCGGGGTTCACCGACAGTCTGGACGTGGCGAAATACGGCGAGTTGGCGGCGATGAAGCGGATCGGGACGGTCGCGGAACAGGCCAAGGCGGCGGCGTTCCTTTTGACCGATGACAGCAGCTATGTGACGGGGCAAAGCCTGCGCGTCGACGGTGGGCTGACGCGGCACGTTTGA
- a CDS encoding ABC transporter permease — MSQTTHGLGGLKYDPAKRTRPQEMNVFIALLVIIAAFEILGRVLMGDSFLFNTRDNIDTLFNEQRLQIIILQVSIVGIIALGVTQVIISGGIDLSSGSIVGLTAMVTMSFAQVALVNGNPNPKAIFGDWAMDLPVIVPLVVGLGCGLAAGFVNGALIAYTRIPPFIATLGMMVTARGASKWWSKGNPISFPTEAYAEIGKGMMPVVIFVVLAILFHCIMTYTKYGKHCYAIGSNEAAARMSGINTEHHKVLVYVIAGGLAALAAVVLSSKNLTAQAGMGVMYELDAIAMAVIGGVSLQGGRGSILGTCLGALIFGVIISGFTFLKLDAYYQEMVKGIIIVAAVVLDQWRQKGRARG; from the coding sequence GTGTCCCAGACGACACATGGCCTTGGCGGCCTGAAATACGATCCGGCCAAGCGGACCAGACCGCAAGAGATGAACGTCTTCATCGCCCTGCTCGTCATCATCGCGGCTTTCGAAATCCTTGGCCGCGTGCTGATGGGCGACAGCTTCCTGTTCAACACCCGCGACAACATCGACACGCTGTTCAACGAACAGCGCCTGCAGATCATCATCCTGCAAGTCTCGATCGTCGGCATCATCGCGCTTGGCGTGACCCAAGTCATCATCTCGGGCGGGATCGACCTGTCGTCGGGTTCCATCGTCGGCCTGACCGCCATGGTCACCATGAGCTTCGCGCAAGTCGCCCTCGTCAACGGCAACCCCAACCCCAAGGCCATCTTCGGCGACTGGGCGATGGACCTGCCGGTGATCGTGCCCCTCGTTGTCGGCCTCGGCTGCGGGCTTGCGGCGGGCTTCGTCAACGGCGCGCTGATCGCCTATACCCGCATCCCGCCCTTCATCGCCACGCTCGGCATGATGGTGACCGCACGCGGCGCGTCCAAATGGTGGTCCAAGGGCAACCCGATCTCGTTCCCGACCGAAGCTTACGCCGAAATCGGCAAGGGCATGATGCCCGTGGTGATCTTCGTCGTGCTGGCGATCCTGTTCCACTGCATCATGACCTACACGAAATACGGCAAACACTGCTACGCCATCGGCTCGAACGAGGCTGCGGCCCGCATGTCGGGCATCAACACCGAACACCACAAGGTGCTGGTCTATGTCATCGCAGGTGGCCTCGCCGCGCTCGCCGCCGTGGTGCTGTCGTCGAAAAACCTGACCGCACAGGCGGGCATGGGCGTGATGTACGAACTCGACGCCATCGCCATGGCCGTGATCGGCGGCGTGTCGCTCCAAGGCGGGCGCGGCTCGATCCTCGGCACCTGCCTCGGCGCGCTGATCTTCGGCGTCATCATCTCGGGGTTCACCTTCCTGAAGCTCGACGCCTACTATCAGGAAATGGTCAAAGGCATCATCATCGTCGCCGCCGTCGTGCTTGACCAATGGCGGCAAAAGGGACGGGCGCGGGGATAA
- a CDS encoding nitrilase-related carbon-nitrogen hydrolase, protein MRLALLQAPSPAADDEAAFATLAAALNAAGAMGAATLTAPEIYLPGYNQPDIPARAQPRGGAWHQRLATLCRAAGCGIVIGYAERAGERVYNSAIAIDAAGREIAHYRKLQLYGPRENAIYTVGDAYTLFNLHGRTAALLICYDVEFAPHIAALADRGASLILCPTANMLPYTHVARVTVPAMAVNHAVTIAYANFCGSEGDLDYAGGSVIAGPDGEIIAQAGAHPALLVVDLPAAYDPARMSTQARDLRSL, encoded by the coding sequence ATGCGCCTCGCCCTGCTGCAAGCCCCCTCGCCCGCCGCCGATGACGAAGCCGCCTTCGCCACCCTTGCCGCGGCGCTGAACGCGGCGGGCGCGATGGGGGCCGCAACCCTGACCGCGCCGGAAATCTACCTTCCGGGTTACAACCAGCCCGACATCCCCGCCCGCGCCCAACCGCGCGGCGGTGCGTGGCACCAGCGCCTCGCCACCCTCTGCCGCGCAGCAGGCTGCGGCATCGTCATCGGTTACGCCGAACGCGCCGGAGAGCGCGTCTACAATTCGGCCATCGCCATCGACGCGGCAGGCCGCGAAATCGCCCATTACCGCAAACTGCAACTCTACGGCCCGCGTGAAAACGCGATCTACACCGTCGGCGACGCCTATACCCTGTTCAACCTGCACGGCCGCACCGCAGCACTCCTCATCTGCTACGATGTGGAATTCGCCCCCCATATCGCAGCCCTCGCCGACAGGGGCGCGTCTCTCATCCTGTGCCCAACCGCCAACATGCTGCCCTATACCCATGTCGCCCGCGTCACCGTCCCTGCCATGGCGGTGAACCACGCCGTGACCATCGCCTACGCCAACTTCTGCGGCAGCGAAGGCGACCTTGATTATGCGGGCGGCTCGGTCATTGCCGGTCCCGATGGCGAAATCATCGCACAGGCGGGTGCACACCCCGCCCTGCTGGTGGTCGACCTGCCCGCCGCCTACGATCCCGCCCGCATGTCCACCCAAGCCCGCGACCTGCGAAGCCTGTGA